The proteins below are encoded in one region of Peribacillus muralis:
- a CDS encoding DNA topoisomerase III produces MSKSVVIAEKPSVARDIANVLKCNKKGNGFLEGDKYIVTWALGHLVTLADPETYDMKYKTWKLEDLPMLPERMKLVVMKQTGKQFNAVKTQLNRSDVNEIIVATDAGREGELVARWIIEKAKVNKPIKRLWISSVTDKAIKDGFNNLKPGKAYEDLYTSAVARSEADWYIGLNATRALTTKFNAQLNCGRVQTPTVAMVAAREEEIANFKPQTYYGIEAQTDGLKLTWQDANGNSRSFNKENTDAIVKSLGSKDATVVSIDRKAKKTFAPGLYDLTELQRDGNKLFGYSAKETLNIMQKLYEQHKVLTYPRTDSRYLSSDIVSTLPERLKACAVGEYRPLANKVQNKPIKASKAFVDDSKVSDHHAIIPTEGYVNLSAFTDKERKIYDLVVKRFLAVLFPAFEYEQLTVQTKIGDQTFIARGKSVIHSGWKEVYANHFDDEESTEDVKEQLLPRIEKADVLKTKLITQTSGQTKPPARFTEATLLSAMENPAKYMKTNDKKLADTLKSTGGLGTVATRADIIDKLFNSFLFEKRGGKDIHITSKGRQLLDLVPEKLKSPATTAEWEQKLELIAKGKLKKDVFINEMKDYTKEIVREIKASDKKYKHDNISTKSCPDCGKPMLEVNSKKGKMLVCQDRECGHKKNVARVTNARCPQCKKKMELRGEGDGQIFTCKCGYREKLSAFEARRKKESGGKVDKRSVQKYLKEQEKEAEPINNPFADLLKGFNLDK; encoded by the coding sequence ATGTCAAAAAGTGTGGTAATTGCTGAAAAGCCTTCAGTTGCACGTGATATCGCAAATGTATTGAAGTGTAATAAAAAAGGCAATGGATTTTTAGAAGGCGATAAATATATCGTTACGTGGGCATTGGGACATTTAGTTACACTAGCAGACCCAGAGACATACGATATGAAATATAAAACATGGAAACTGGAAGATCTTCCAATGCTTCCTGAACGCATGAAGCTAGTCGTCATGAAACAAACGGGAAAGCAATTCAATGCTGTTAAAACACAATTGAATCGCAGTGATGTGAATGAAATAATCGTTGCTACTGATGCGGGGAGAGAAGGAGAATTAGTTGCACGTTGGATCATCGAGAAAGCAAAAGTGAATAAGCCTATCAAGCGTCTCTGGATTTCTTCCGTAACGGATAAAGCGATTAAAGATGGATTCAATAACTTAAAGCCTGGTAAAGCTTATGAAGACTTATATACTTCTGCAGTAGCACGTTCGGAAGCGGATTGGTATATCGGCTTGAATGCAACACGGGCCTTAACAACAAAGTTTAATGCCCAATTGAACTGTGGACGTGTTCAGACACCGACGGTTGCAATGGTTGCAGCACGCGAAGAGGAAATTGCGAATTTCAAACCGCAAACCTATTATGGAATCGAAGCCCAAACGGATGGACTTAAGTTGACGTGGCAAGATGCAAATGGCAATAGTCGCAGCTTTAATAAAGAAAATACCGACGCAATCGTGAAATCACTTGGAAGTAAAGATGCGACTGTTGTTTCCATTGACCGCAAAGCAAAGAAAACATTCGCACCCGGTCTATATGATTTAACAGAGTTACAACGTGATGGGAATAAACTCTTTGGCTATTCTGCTAAAGAAACATTGAACATCATGCAAAAATTGTATGAGCAACATAAAGTCTTGACTTATCCGCGTACAGATTCACGATATTTATCATCCGATATCGTCAGTACGCTTCCGGAGCGTTTAAAAGCGTGTGCTGTAGGTGAATATCGTCCTCTTGCAAATAAAGTGCAGAATAAGCCGATTAAAGCGTCAAAAGCATTTGTCGATGATAGTAAAGTCAGTGATCACCATGCCATCATTCCGACCGAGGGTTATGTGAACCTTTCAGCCTTCACTGACAAAGAACGCAAAATCTACGACCTTGTCGTGAAACGTTTCTTGGCAGTTTTATTCCCAGCGTTTGAATATGAGCAATTGACGGTGCAAACGAAAATTGGCGATCAAACGTTTATCGCTAGAGGAAAATCCGTGATTCATTCGGGCTGGAAAGAAGTTTATGCAAACCACTTTGATGATGAAGAATCAACGGAGGATGTAAAAGAGCAGCTATTGCCTCGTATTGAAAAAGCCGATGTATTAAAGACAAAATTAATCACTCAAACGTCAGGCCAAACAAAGCCACCAGCACGCTTTACGGAGGCGACTTTACTATCAGCAATGGAAAACCCTGCGAAATACATGAAAACAAACGATAAGAAGCTTGCAGACACGTTGAAATCAACGGGCGGACTTGGAACAGTCGCCACCCGTGCCGATATCATCGATAAGCTATTCAATTCGTTCTTATTCGAAAAACGCGGCGGTAAGGACATCCATATCACATCCAAGGGGCGTCAGCTTTTGGATTTAGTGCCGGAAAAACTGAAATCTCCTGCGACAACAGCTGAATGGGAACAAAAGCTCGAGCTAATCGCCAAAGGAAAGCTGAAAAAAGATGTGTTCATCAATGAAATGAAGGATTACACAAAAGAGATTGTCCGTGAAATCAAAGCGAGTGACAAAAAATATAAACACGACAATATCTCAACGAAATCTTGTCCAGACTGTGGGAAGCCAATGCTTGAAGTGAACAGTAAAAAAGGCAAAATGCTCGTCTGCCAAGATCGTGAATGCGGCCATAAAAAGAATGTCGCCCGTGTAACGAATGCACGCTGCCCACAATGTAAAAAGAAAATGGAACTGCGTGGTGAAGGTGACGGTCAAATCTTCACATGTAAATGTGGCTACCGCGAGAAGCTATCTGCTTTTGAAGCAAGACGTAAAAAAGAGTCTGGTGGAAAAGTCGATAAACGTTCCGTTCAGAAGTATTTAAAAGAGCAGGAAAAAGAAGCGGAACCAATTAATAATCCATTTGCGGATTTATTAAAAGGGTTTAATTTAGATAAATAA
- a CDS encoding class I SAM-dependent methyltransferase, which translates to MKASYYHTITLMGGLLDEANIPYQFTGRSALFVQGVDVEVEGIDLDVQWDVFNEALTHFGAYSPTSPERSPERASFTMEVQGISITVGCRYNTTIKTDPYRLSIPLGDTVVWCRSLYSHLYDDEMKRYSAEIHAYLSAEQQGFTIENEQAWNQNNYLALVNRYGEPVEVAAKIKQNPKWRLHPFYKYIGEAKDKKITHLMGSNGVKAVALAILGASVTVVDFSRENAAFAMELAIGAGVTIDYIVSDVLSLPEEHVSGNQDLVLMELGVLHYLIDLQPLFEKIKEMLRPGGQFILHEFHPISTKLITSTGKKHKVAGNYFAPAIENNEVAFSKHMPDEEKGGLSKVVQRKWTIGELITAIGQSGLVIKVLEEEPNHKIHDIGIPKTYTLVAERV; encoded by the coding sequence ATGAAGGCAAGCTATTATCATACAATCACATTAATGGGGGGGCTGCTGGACGAGGCCAATATCCCTTATCAATTTACAGGCCGGTCTGCCCTATTTGTCCAAGGAGTGGATGTAGAGGTCGAGGGCATCGACCTGGACGTGCAATGGGACGTTTTCAACGAGGCCTTGACCCATTTCGGCGCATACTCCCCGACAAGTCCTGAAAGAAGTCCTGAGCGTGCCTCATTTACAATGGAGGTTCAGGGTATTTCCATCACGGTTGGCTGTAGGTATAACACGACCATAAAAACCGATCCTTACCGCTTGTCGATTCCACTTGGTGATACGGTTGTCTGGTGCCGGTCGCTGTACAGTCATTTGTACGATGACGAAATGAAAAGATACAGTGCAGAGATCCATGCTTACCTATCTGCCGAGCAGCAGGGCTTCACAATCGAAAATGAACAGGCATGGAACCAGAATAATTATTTGGCGCTGGTCAATCGGTATGGCGAGCCCGTCGAAGTTGCCGCTAAAATCAAGCAAAATCCAAAATGGAGATTGCATCCATTTTATAAATATATAGGCGAGGCCAAGGATAAAAAAATCACGCATTTAATGGGTTCGAACGGTGTTAAAGCGGTTGCCCTGGCGATATTGGGTGCTTCCGTTACGGTTGTCGACTTTTCCCGGGAAAACGCGGCATTTGCTATGGAGCTTGCTATCGGAGCCGGTGTCACCATCGATTATATCGTTTCCGATGTCCTCTCCTTACCAGAAGAGCATGTTTCCGGGAATCAGGATTTGGTGTTAATGGAACTGGGCGTGCTGCACTACTTGATCGATCTGCAGCCATTATTCGAAAAAATAAAAGAGATGCTGAGACCGGGAGGCCAATTCATCCTACATGAATTCCATCCGATTTCAACGAAGCTGATCACTTCCACTGGAAAAAAACATAAGGTTGCAGGCAACTATTTCGCTCCGGCAATCGAAAACAACGAGGTCGCTTTTTCCAAGCATATGCCCGATGAAGAAAAAGGGGGCCTTTCAAAGGTTGTCCAGCGTAAATGGACAATCGGCGAGCTTATCACGGCAATAGGCCAATCAGGTCTTGTCATTAAAGTGCTTGAAGAAGAACCGAATCACAAAATCCACGATATCGGGATTCCAAAGACATATACATTGGTGGCTGAACGGGTATAA
- a CDS encoding ABC transporter ATP-binding protein: MIEVHDLSKKLKKNNVLQSISYTFEKGRIYGLVGKNGSGKTMLLRALAGLIIPTDGSVTIDGKILHKDISFPPSIGIIIENLELLPQFDAETNLKILAAIKKTASLKDIQHAIKRLELDQFGTLKVRKYSLGMKQRLNIAQAIFEKPDIILLDEPTNAIDEKGVERVLDILQEERERGATIIIATHNKDDVFPICDEVIEISNGRLT, from the coding sequence ATGATTGAAGTCCATGACTTATCAAAGAAGTTAAAAAAAAATAATGTTTTACAAAGCATCTCGTACACCTTCGAAAAAGGGAGAATTTATGGTTTGGTTGGAAAAAATGGATCTGGTAAGACCATGTTGCTTCGGGCGCTAGCTGGACTTATCATTCCAACTGATGGCAGTGTAACCATTGATGGTAAGATATTGCATAAGGATATTTCATTTCCTCCGAGTATTGGCATTATTATTGAAAATCTCGAGTTGCTTCCCCAATTCGATGCCGAAACTAATTTGAAAATTCTTGCTGCGATTAAGAAAACAGCATCGCTCAAAGATATACAACACGCCATAAAGAGACTTGAGCTGGATCAGTTCGGTACATTGAAAGTAAGAAAATATTCTCTAGGTATGAAGCAGCGACTGAATATAGCACAAGCTATCTTTGAGAAACCTGACATTATTTTATTGGATGAACCGACTAATGCAATTGATGAAAAAGGTGTGGAACGAGTTCTTGATATTTTACAAGAAGAACGGGAGAGGGGAGCAACCATCATAATTGCCACTCATAATAAAGATGATGTTTTCCCGATTTGTGATGAAGTTATAGAAATTAGTAATGGACGGTTAACATGA
- a CDS encoding WxPxxD family membrane protein gives MKSKWLLSTLCLFLFMVVLWYKQTSDFVHLQPLYNRFLSINSNMYSPNSIEAHVLFFTYPFLMFVKSTAAPSHAAATVRYVMRGAKYRKDVLHAFYAVLIFVTIHLCLLSGYNFFYLGSVFLKDVSFVQILLCEFLGLIFYYFSLALLYIAIKTILNSDILSYSFVFFIVTLTFFFNKLVLQELYTPIRDLANIVLLVVASGDMYSIVTIYLRQITIVVALLVFGWSMFQRKDYLKNDSL, from the coding sequence ATGAAATCTAAATGGTTGCTTTCAACTCTCTGTTTATTCCTATTCATGGTGGTGCTTTGGTATAAACAAACCAGTGACTTTGTTCATCTTCAACCACTTTATAACAGGTTTCTCTCAATAAACTCTAATATGTATTCGCCGAATTCAATTGAAGCACATGTGCTATTTTTCACTTATCCTTTTTTGATGTTCGTAAAAAGCACTGCAGCTCCAAGTCATGCAGCAGCAACAGTTAGATATGTAATGCGTGGTGCAAAATATCGGAAGGATGTTCTACATGCTTTCTATGCCGTTCTTATTTTCGTTACCATCCATCTTTGCCTGTTAAGTGGCTATAACTTTTTCTATTTGGGAAGTGTTTTTTTAAAAGATGTAAGTTTTGTTCAGATCCTATTATGTGAGTTTCTTGGTCTTATTTTTTATTATTTCTCGCTAGCTCTTCTTTATATAGCGATTAAAACAATCCTAAATTCAGATATATTATCTTACTCTTTTGTGTTTTTTATTGTGACATTGACTTTCTTTTTCAATAAGTTAGTCCTGCAAGAGCTGTATACACCGATCCGAGATCTAGCAAATATCGTTTTATTAGTAGTAGCTTCTGGTGACATGTACAGTATAGTAACGATTTATTTGCGCCAAATAACGATTGTCGTAGCCCTGCTTGTTTTTGGGTGGAGCATGTTTCAAAGGAAGGATTACCTGAAAAATGACTCACTTTAG
- a CDS encoding ABC-F family ATP-binding cassette domain-containing protein: MSLLSIDKLAHSFGDRTLFKDVSFRLMAGEHVGLVGANGVGKSTMMNIITGQLIHDEGRVEWTPGVEYGYLDQHTILEKGKSIRDVLRDAYLPLFEQEKALNEVTEKMGTATPEELEELLEQMGEIQDKLEAGGFYNLDIKIEEAARGLGLDAIGLDRDVSALSGGQRTKVLLAKLLLEQPEVLLLDEPTNYLDVEHIRWLSSYLKEYPHAFLLISHDTEFMNGVVDVIFHLEFSKLTRYTATYEKFLELAELNKNQHINAYEKQREFIKKQEDFIAKNKARYSTTGRAKSRQKQLNRMERIDRPETAMKPTFDFKESRASSRYVFEGEDLEIGYDRPLLPKLSMTIERGEKIAVVGCNGVGKSTLLKTILGKIDPLGGKRSLGDFLFSSYFEQEVKAGNTTPIDEVWNAFPHLDQPQVRAILARVGLKNEHITRPMSHLSGGEQAKVRLCKLMLTESNWLLFDEPTNHLDVVAKEELKRALKEYKGTILLVCHEPDFYEDWVTKVWDVEEWSGNN; encoded by the coding sequence ATGAGCTTACTTTCTATAGATAAATTGGCACACAGCTTTGGCGATCGCACCTTATTCAAGGATGTTTCCTTCCGCCTGATGGCTGGTGAACATGTCGGGCTCGTCGGGGCGAATGGTGTCGGAAAATCAACGATGATGAATATCATCACAGGGCAGCTTATCCATGATGAAGGCAGGGTCGAGTGGACTCCCGGCGTCGAATATGGCTACCTTGACCAACATACGATCCTTGAAAAAGGAAAATCGATCCGCGATGTCCTAAGGGATGCTTACCTACCTTTATTCGAGCAGGAAAAGGCACTTAATGAGGTAACCGAGAAAATGGGTACGGCAACTCCCGAAGAGCTTGAAGAGCTTTTGGAGCAAATGGGGGAAATCCAGGACAAGCTTGAAGCGGGCGGCTTTTACAATCTGGATATCAAAATTGAAGAAGCGGCACGCGGACTGGGCTTGGATGCAATCGGGCTGGACCGGGACGTTTCGGCGCTAAGCGGCGGACAACGGACAAAGGTTTTACTGGCTAAGTTACTTTTGGAACAGCCTGAAGTACTGCTCCTTGATGAACCGACGAACTATTTGGATGTGGAGCATATCCGCTGGCTGAGCAGCTACTTAAAGGAATACCCGCATGCATTTCTTTTGATTTCGCATGATACCGAGTTCATGAACGGTGTCGTTGATGTCATTTTCCATCTGGAGTTTTCCAAGCTGACCCGTTATACGGCAACTTACGAAAAGTTCCTTGAGCTTGCTGAGTTGAATAAGAACCAGCATATCAACGCATACGAAAAACAGCGTGAATTCATTAAAAAGCAGGAAGATTTCATTGCGAAAAATAAAGCCCGCTACTCAACGACAGGCCGGGCAAAGAGCCGACAAAAGCAATTGAATCGCATGGAGCGGATCGATCGTCCGGAAACGGCCATGAAACCGACCTTCGATTTCAAGGAATCACGTGCAAGCAGCCGTTATGTCTTTGAAGGGGAAGATTTGGAGATCGGCTATGACCGTCCATTGCTTCCGAAGCTGTCGATGACCATCGAGCGGGGAGAGAAAATCGCCGTGGTCGGCTGTAACGGAGTCGGGAAATCGACGCTGTTAAAAACGATTTTAGGTAAAATCGATCCTCTTGGCGGAAAACGATCACTTGGCGATTTCCTCTTTTCTTCTTATTTCGAGCAGGAAGTGAAGGCAGGAAATACGACACCTATCGATGAGGTCTGGAACGCCTTCCCGCATCTCGACCAACCGCAAGTACGCGCAATCCTTGCCCGTGTCGGTTTGAAAAACGAGCATATCACACGTCCAATGAGCCATCTAAGCGGTGGTGAGCAAGCCAAAGTGCGTCTATGTAAGCTTATGCTTACCGAGAGCAACTGGCTATTGTTCGATGAACCGACGAACCATTTGGATGTCGTTGCCAAAGAAGAGCTGAAGCGTGCATTGAAAGAGTATAAAGGGACGATCCTCCTCGTATGCCATGAACCTGATTTCTATGAAGATTGGGTCACGAAGGTATGGGATGTCGAAGAGTGGTCGGGCAATAATTAA
- a CDS encoding polysaccharide deacetylase family protein: MAALLGVFILAGCSQGVLENLGKKTAAPITEENIEVAAAAENDAEPDSEGGAGPERIDTSGWVTAESAVKLPILMYHSISEGNNLRVRKEEFRLQMAWLRENGYQTLSPDEAFLVLSENRMPSEKCVWITFDDGYTDNYTEAFPILKEYDMKATIFMIGKSIGKAHHLTEDQMAEMSANGISIESHTINHLELNRMTSGQQEAEMVQSKDLFDRILHQETTVLSYPVGRYNEESLRLSEEAGYKMAVTTEPGGATSEQGMHALHRVRISPGLSAGGFANMIENASNH; this comes from the coding sequence ATGGCAGCTTTACTTGGAGTCTTCATTTTAGCTGGCTGTTCACAAGGGGTTTTAGAGAATTTAGGTAAAAAGACGGCTGCGCCGATTACGGAAGAGAATATTGAGGTGGCTGCGGCCGCGGAGAATGATGCCGAACCCGATTCGGAGGGTGGAGCAGGTCCGGAGCGAATCGATACGAGTGGCTGGGTAACGGCCGAGTCCGCGGTTAAGCTCCCGATATTGATGTACCACAGTATCTCGGAGGGAAATAACCTTCGGGTGCGAAAGGAGGAGTTCCGGCTGCAAATGGCTTGGCTTCGGGAAAATGGCTACCAGACATTATCGCCTGATGAAGCTTTCCTCGTTTTAAGTGAGAATCGAATGCCAAGTGAAAAGTGTGTCTGGATTACTTTTGATGATGGCTATACAGATAACTATACGGAGGCTTTTCCTATCTTGAAGGAGTATGATATGAAAGCGACCATCTTCATGATCGGGAAGTCCATCGGTAAAGCTCATCACCTGACGGAAGATCAAATGGCGGAGATGAGTGCGAATGGCATCTCCATCGAGAGTCATACGATCAACCATCTCGAGCTGAACAGGATGACTTCAGGGCAGCAGGAAGCTGAAATGGTCCAGTCCAAGGATTTATTCGATCGCATCCTGCACCAGGAGACGACGGTGCTATCTTATCCAGTCGGCCGTTATAACGAGGAGAGCCTCAGGCTATCGGAAGAAGCTGGATACAAGATGGCAGTCACCACGGAGCCTGGCGGTGCCACAAGTGAACAAGGGATGCATGCACTGCATCGCGTACGGATATCACCGGGATTATCCGCCGGGGGATTTGCAAACATGATTGAAAATGCGTCCAATCACTGA
- a CDS encoding ABC transporter substrate-binding protein yields MKRMWGMNVKKIFGLILVMLLTAGMMVGCGTTNEGKEKQQTDHAKHQAFPLTIKDATGEKVTIEEKPKKIVTLIPSNTEVVFALGLGDKVIGVSDNDNYPEGTKDIEKVGGMEMNTELIVSLKPDLVLAHASSAHNSEEGLQQLKDAGIDVIVVNDAKSFSEVYESIDMIGKATGEQAKAKDIIAGMQKKLKVISEKAKSVKESERKTVLVEVSPSPDIYTPGKNTFMNEMLTMISADNAAADLDGWAKMDEESMIAANPDVIVTTYGYYTKDPVSEMTGRKGWQDVTAVKDAQVFDVHSDLVTRSGPRLIEGVEELAKSIYPNVFDN; encoded by the coding sequence ATGAAACGAATGTGGGGAATGAACGTGAAGAAGATTTTTGGCCTGATACTGGTGATGTTGCTGACGGCGGGCATGATGGTTGGCTGCGGCACGACCAATGAAGGAAAAGAAAAGCAGCAAACGGATCATGCTAAACACCAAGCTTTCCCGCTTACGATTAAAGATGCAACGGGCGAAAAGGTGACGATAGAAGAAAAACCGAAGAAAATCGTTACGCTGATACCAAGCAATACGGAAGTGGTCTTTGCGCTTGGTTTAGGTGATAAGGTTATTGGTGTTTCCGACAATGATAATTACCCGGAAGGAACGAAGGATATCGAAAAAGTGGGCGGAATGGAAATGAACACGGAATTGATCGTCTCCTTGAAGCCCGATCTTGTTCTTGCCCATGCATCGAGTGCCCATAACTCGGAAGAGGGGCTCCAGCAGCTTAAGGATGCTGGAATCGACGTCATTGTAGTCAATGATGCAAAAAGCTTCAGTGAGGTGTACGAGTCCATCGATATGATCGGGAAGGCAACAGGGGAGCAAGCTAAGGCAAAAGACATCATCGCGGGCATGCAAAAGAAGCTGAAGGTTATTTCCGAGAAAGCCAAATCGGTAAAGGAATCGGAAAGGAAGACCGTTTTAGTGGAGGTTTCGCCGTCCCCGGATATCTATACACCTGGTAAAAATACATTCATGAATGAAATGCTTACGATGATATCAGCAGATAATGCTGCAGCGGATTTGGATGGCTGGGCCAAAATGGATGAAGAATCGATGATTGCAGCCAATCCGGATGTCATCGTTACAACATACGGTTATTACACAAAAGACCCGGTAAGTGAAATGACGGGCCGTAAAGGGTGGCAGGACGTAACGGCGGTCAAGGATGCCCAAGTCTTTGATGTCCATTCCGACTTGGTGACCCGTTCAGGTCCACGTTTAATAGAGGGAGTAGAGGAACTTGCCAAATCAATCTATCCGAATGTATTTGACAACTAA
- a CDS encoding DUF2705 family protein — MTHFRNEAFILFIVVLVQYVYFMNDRLAHSSFPFLDGVPTPVNYPHLVTYLMGWYISIAASSFILLGHISDSLFDYGKYIILRGKSRFSWLMSKVIHMWRVVLVLVFSQLIVTTFFQTILDSDPVLELTHLFEGILFYVLTIMAILSIQMILELYMKSQLAFILTNCYVLLSITIVEGFVQKNVLFHVFFPNLSMSFRNGMIVNPSLQERIGQLNEPVLFLVVIILFLLCLSVIRIKKIELM, encoded by the coding sequence ATGACTCACTTTAGAAATGAAGCGTTCATCTTGTTTATTGTTGTACTTGTCCAATATGTATATTTCATGAATGATAGGTTAGCTCATTCTTCCTTTCCGTTTTTGGATGGGGTACCTACACCAGTTAATTATCCTCACTTAGTTACCTATTTAATGGGCTGGTATATATCGATAGCTGCAAGTAGCTTCATTTTATTAGGGCACATCTCGGATTCACTATTTGATTACGGAAAATATATCATTTTAAGGGGAAAAAGTAGGTTTTCATGGCTAATGTCTAAAGTAATCCATATGTGGAGGGTTGTATTGGTTTTAGTTTTTTCACAATTAATCGTTACAACTTTTTTTCAAACAATCTTGGATTCTGATCCTGTACTTGAATTGACACACCTGTTTGAAGGTATATTGTTTTATGTGTTAACAATCATGGCTATTTTATCCATACAAATGATATTGGAACTGTATATGAAATCCCAATTGGCGTTTATATTAACCAATTGTTATGTGCTTCTATCGATAACGATTGTTGAAGGTTTCGTTCAAAAAAATGTGCTCTTTCATGTGTTTTTCCCGAACCTTTCAATGAGTTTTCGCAATGGCATGATTGTTAATCCTTCCTTGCAGGAAAGGATAGGCCAATTAAATGAGCCGGTGCTTTTTTTAGTTGTTATTATTTTGTTTTTGCTTTGTCTTTCCGTAATAAGAATCAAAAAAATAGAATTAATGTGA
- a CDS encoding DUF2712 domain-containing protein: MFVLIIASIFSIGTSVFAANNTGDDKSFRFTVPASSNPDKGTTYENGYSKTQSRSTAEKSAPWYLNLAYSSEGAGTVTIMWLDKSGTSYSYASEYYQGKKYTIKVKKAVSGSVRIGAENNNLSTKSHIVEGYWDPAVR, encoded by the coding sequence ATGTTTGTATTGATTATCGCCTCAATTTTTAGTATTGGTACAAGTGTCTTTGCTGCTAACAATACGGGTGATGATAAAAGTTTCCGTTTTACTGTTCCTGCATCTAGCAATCCGGATAAGGGCACTACTTACGAGAATGGCTACTCAAAAACGCAATCAAGATCAACTGCAGAAAAGAGTGCCCCATGGTATTTGAATCTTGCCTATTCTTCAGAAGGTGCAGGAACAGTTACAATAATGTGGCTTGATAAAAGCGGTACTTCCTACTCATATGCAAGCGAATATTACCAAGGAAAGAAATATACCATTAAAGTTAAAAAAGCTGTCAGTGGTTCAGTGCGTATTGGCGCTGAAAATAATAATCTTTCTACAAAATCACATATCGTAGAAGGATATTGGGATCCAGCAGTGCGTTAA
- a CDS encoding ATP-grasp domain-containing protein: MSKAYIIHENEEWTAHLTKRMRELELPYEEWHLDQGVVDLTEEPPEGVFYSRMSASSHTRGHRFAPELTEAVLAWLEQHDRTVFNGSRALRLEVSKVNQYTALTKAGIQTPKTIAAVGKENIIKAAGKLDVASFITKHNRAGKGLGVQLFHSIEALKQYVEGPQFDEPVDGITLIQEYIKAPEPFITRCEFVGGKFIYAVEVDTSEGFELCPADACQIGDLFCPIGEEVEEKPKFQIVQDFHDPIIEKYEAFLKDNGISIAGIEFIRNSAGEIYTYDINTNTNYNRDAEEAAGQYGMLELAKFLGSELAKKKLVQMK; encoded by the coding sequence ATGAGTAAAGCTTATATCATTCATGAAAATGAGGAATGGACTGCCCATTTAACGAAAAGAATGAGAGAGTTAGAACTTCCCTATGAAGAATGGCATCTTGATCAAGGTGTGGTGGATTTAACAGAAGAGCCGCCAGAGGGCGTTTTTTATAGCCGTATGAGTGCAAGCTCACATACTCGCGGGCACCGATTTGCGCCTGAATTGACAGAAGCTGTGCTAGCGTGGCTTGAACAGCATGATCGTACGGTCTTCAATGGATCACGGGCGCTGCGGTTGGAGGTCAGCAAGGTCAATCAGTATACGGCACTGACGAAGGCTGGAATACAAACGCCGAAAACGATAGCAGCTGTAGGTAAGGAAAATATCATCAAGGCAGCCGGGAAACTAGATGTCGCTTCGTTCATCACGAAACATAACCGTGCAGGTAAAGGGCTTGGTGTTCAATTATTTCACTCTATAGAAGCATTGAAACAATATGTGGAAGGTCCGCAATTCGATGAGCCGGTTGATGGAATTACGTTGATTCAGGAATACATAAAAGCCCCCGAGCCATTCATCACTCGTTGTGAATTCGTGGGTGGCAAGTTCATTTATGCGGTGGAGGTTGATACATCCGAAGGCTTCGAGCTTTGTCCGGCAGATGCATGTCAAATCGGTGACCTATTCTGCCCGATCGGGGAAGAGGTGGAAGAAAAACCGAAATTTCAAATTGTGCAAGATTTTCATGATCCGATCATCGAGAAATATGAAGCGTTTCTAAAAGACAATGGAATTTCGATTGCCGGAATTGAATTCATTCGTAACAGCGCTGGTGAAATCTATACATATGACATCAATACCAATACGAATTATAACAGAGACGCTGAGGAAGCGGCGGGCCAATATGGCATGCTTGAATTAGCGAAATTCCTGGGATCTGAATTGGCGAAAAAAAAACTTGTGCAAATGAAATGA